In the Gallaecimonas pentaromativorans genome, one interval contains:
- a CDS encoding Rrf2 family transcriptional regulator, protein MKQNNSLSSCLHLLLHMAQEDKAVTSEQLATFLDTNPVVVRKMLGGLREHQLVQSDKGHKGGWQLKKPLAQITLLDVYQALGSPGLFAIGNRNDNPQCLVEQGVNRVMNQTLASAEALLLKEFGTLTLLDIGKEFLAYPWHAAPKHLGEHHD, encoded by the coding sequence ATGAAGCAAAACAACAGTCTTTCTTCCTGCCTGCACCTGCTGCTGCATATGGCGCAGGAGGACAAAGCCGTGACCTCAGAGCAACTGGCCACCTTTTTGGATACCAATCCGGTGGTGGTCAGGAAGATGCTGGGCGGCCTTCGCGAGCATCAACTGGTGCAGTCGGATAAGGGCCACAAGGGCGGCTGGCAGCTGAAAAAGCCGCTGGCGCAAATTACCTTGCTGGATGTTTACCAGGCCCTTGGCTCCCCCGGGCTTTTTGCCATAGGTAATCGCAACGACAACCCCCAATGCCTGGTAGAGCAAGGGGTCAACCGGGTGATGAACCAAACCTTGGCCAGCGCCGAAGCGCTGCTGTTAAAGGAATTTGGCACCCTGACCCTGCTGGATATCGGTAAGGAATTTCTGGCCTATCCCTGGCATGCCGCCCCTAAACACCTTGGAGAACACCATGACTGA